In Carya illinoinensis cultivar Pawnee chromosome 7, C.illinoinensisPawnee_v1, whole genome shotgun sequence, the following are encoded in one genomic region:
- the LOC122315466 gene encoding psbP domain-containing protein 7, chloroplastic has translation MALQNYCYHAFKKVHFHRVFMTHSSGDQKESVQEVKTRGGGRSPAEQFAPLATTFGRRLVVGVGSASLVALGANFGGVTSFLLGLSPEIGRDLKLDVVYPIGGYNRYIQTNEGFEFMYPAKWVGDKTLLYRALERLERELDTPTIVNTTKSNNRRRSVSEPVVAFGPPGTTGELNVSVIVSPVPQDFSIEAFGGPKEVGEAVVRTIAGSGRRPDVKGTLIESTLREDPVKNVKYYELEFRVESPSFQRHNLAVCCSRGGRLFTLNAQAPESAWSRVESDFHTMAHSFSITETAPVAEFN, from the exons ATGACACACTCCTCAGGTGACCAGAAAGAGAGTGTTCAAGAGGTGAAAACCCGGGGTGGTGGAAGGTCTCCGGCAGAACAATTTGCACCACTAGCAACGACGTTTGGTCGGCGGCTGGTAGTCGGCGTTGGGTCAGCCTCCCTGGTTGCTcttggtgcaaattttggtgGGGTAACAAGTTTTCTTCTCGGATTATCGCCGGAAATTGGGAGGGATCTGAAGCTAGATGTGGTTTATCCTATTGGAGGGTACAATCGTTACATTCAGACAAATGAAGGATTCG AATTCATGTACCCAGCAAAATGGGTTGGGGATAAGACACTGTTATATCGAGCATTGGAGAGATTGGAAAGAGAACTAGACACGCCCACGATCGTCAACACTACCAAGTCCAATAATCGGCGGCGGAGTGTTAGTGAACCAGTTGTTGCATTTGGTCCGCCTGGTACAACCGGTGAGCTCAATGTTAGTGTCATTGTGTCGCCAGTTCCTCAAGACTTCTC AATTGAAGCTTTTGGAGGACCAAAAGAAGTGGGAGAAGCAGTGGTTCGGACCATTGCGGGGTCAGGCAGACGCCCTGATGTTAAGGGGACATTGATAGAATCAACTTTGAGAGAGGATCCTGTAAAGAATGTCAAATATTACGAGCTGGAATTCAGAGTTGAGAGCCCCTCATTTCAGCGGCATAATCTTGCAGTTTGTTGCTCTCGTGGTGGTAGGCTATTCACACTAAATGCTCAGGCACCAGAATCTGCTTGGTCAAGGGTGGAATCAGACTTCCACACAATGGCTCATTCATTTAGTATTACTGAAACTGCACCTGTTGCAGAGTTTAACTGA
- the LOC122315465 gene encoding lysine-specific demethylase JMJ25 isoform X1, with amino-acid sequence MDNPRTTSGNAEDNVGIPDDLRCKRSDGKQWRCTAMSMPDKTVCEKHYIQAKKRAANSAMRANLKKAKRKSIGESDIYLESKSDDFDEPPMNTKVEDHPHVPGKKLFEKVSKNQFRYSPDTPPMRSLPGRNPSKANENLQRDAGQFEENWRSYKTPPASAMESSKQRSQRSFDATTEYSDGSMDSSENAGGQTCHQCRRNDRDIVIWCLRCDKRGYCHSCISTWYSDIPLEEIQRSCPACRGTCNCKVCLRSDNSIKVRIREIRVLDKLKYLHCLLSSVLPVVKQIHHEQAFEVELEKKLQGSSYLARTKLNADEQMCCNFCRIPIIDYHRHCTNCSYDLCLSCCQDLREASPIGGVNGEFVDTKMSGKSQEKLTGLEQVKVSKLRLILPDKFPGWQANNDGSIPCPSKEYGGCGYSSLNLSRIFKMNWVAKLVKNVDELVSGCMINDTGSPQKIGLDDPRLCQYAHREDSDDNFLYCPTSQDIKSEGIGNFRKHWARGEPLIVKQVFDRSSTSSWDPVVIWRGVRETADEKMKDENRMVKATDCLDWSEVDVELGQFIKGYSEGRTHENGWPEMLKLKDWPSPSASEEFLLYQRPEFISKLPLLEYIHSKWGLLNVAAKLPHYSLQNDVGPKIFISYGTYEELDRGDSVTNLHFNMRDMVYLLVHTCDVKLKGWQRGQTEKSQKSSEASEANDSLQDPQVGLDNRSPDVSFDGQYLQNTCGTKLDAHENESVVDGSIETNDVEENNVCEQSNIDGGEVSEKTHPGVLWDVFRRQDVPKMTEYLRIHWKEFGKTDIVSNEFVKRLLYDETLFLNAHHKRKLKEEFGVEPWSFEQHLGQAVFVPAGCPFQVRNLQSTVQLGLDFLSPESLGEAVRLAEEIRCLPNDHEAKLQVLEVRQRKFSLEVGKISLYAASSAIKEVQKLVLDPKLGAELGFEDPNLTAMVSENLEKMVKGRQITCA; translated from the exons ATGGATAATCCCCGAACAACATCTGGGAATGCTGAGGATAATGTTGGAATTCCAGATGATTTGCGGTGCAAGAGGTCGGATGGGAAACAGTGGAGGTGCACTGCAATGTCCATGCCTGATAAAACAGTATGTGAGAAGCACTACATCCAGGCAAAGAAGAGGGCAGCTAATTCTGCAATGAGAGCTAATCTAAAGAAAGCCAAGAGGAAGTCAATAGGCGAGAGTGATATTTACTTGGAGAGTAAGAGTGATGATTTTGATGAACCACCTATGAACACAAAAGTTGAGGATCATCCTCATGTCCCTGGGAAAAAGTTGTTTGAGAAGGTATCAAAAAATCAGTTTCGCTATTCACCTGATACACCACCTATGAGGAGTTTGCCTGGGCGTAATCCTTCGAAGGCAAATGAAAATTTACAAAGAGATGCTGGACAGTTTGAAGAAAACTGGAGGTCTTATAAGACACCGCCTGCTTCTGCCATGGAATCATCCAAGCAGAGATCACAAAGGAGCTTTGATGCTACAACG GAATACTCGGATGGGAGCATGGATTCCTCTGAAAATGCGGGGGGGCAAACGTGCCACCAGTGCCGAAGGAATGATAGGGACATAGTTATTTGGTGCCTCAGATGTGATAAGAGAGGATATTGCCATAGCTGTATCTCCACATG GTACTCGGATATCCCATTGGAAGAAATCCAGAGAAGTTGTCCTGCATGTCGTGGTACATGTAATTGCAAAGTGTGCTTGCGCTCGGATAATTCAATAAAG GTAAGGATTCGTGAGATACGTGTTCTAGACAAGTTGAAATATCTCCACTGCCTGTTATCTTCAGTGCTTCCAGTAGTTAAGCAAATTCATCATGAGCAGGCTTTTGAAGTAGAACTAGAAAAAAAGTTGCAAG GAAGTTCGTATCTTGCCAGGACAAAGTTGAATGCAGATGAGCAGATGTGCTG CAATTTCTGCAGGATACCCATTATAGATTATCATCGGCATTGTACAAACTGCTCATATGATCTGTGCCTTAGTTGCTGTCAAGATCTTCGGGAAGCATCTCCAATTGGTGGTGTTAACGGTGAATTTGTTGATACTAAGATGAGTGGGAAAAGTCAAGAGAAATTAACTGGATTAGAACAAGTGAAAGTATCCAAACTAAGACTAATTTTACCAGATAAGTTTCCGGGTTGGCAAGCCAACAATGATGGCAGTATTCCATGTCCTTCAAAGGAGTATGGTGGCTGCGGTTATTCGTCATTAAATTTAAGCCGCATTTTTAAGATGAACTGGGTTGCAAAACTGGTAAAAAATGTGGACGAGCTTGTTAGTGGCTGCATGATCAATGATACTGGAAGCCCACAAAAGATTGGGTTGGATGATCCCAGACTCTGCCAATATGCTCATAGGGAGGACAGTGATGATAATTTCCTGTACTGCCCAACATCTCAAGATATTAAATCTGAGGGGATTGGAAATTTTAGAAAGCACTGGGCCAGGGGTGAACCTCTCATTGTCAAACAAGTGTTTGATCGCTCATCCACCTCGAGCTGGGATCCAGTGGTTATATGGAGAGGAGTACGGGAGACAGCAGATGAGAAAATGAAAGATGAGAACAGAATGGTGAAGGCCACAGATTGCTTAGACTGGTCTGAG GTTGATGTCGAACTTGGTCAGTTCATCAAAGGCTACTCCGAGGGACGAACTCATGAAAATGGTTGGCCCGAAATGTTGAAGCTGAAGGATTGGCCTTCCCCCAGTGCATCTGAAGAGTTCTTATTGTACCAGAGACCTGAATTTATTAGTAAACTTCCCTTGCTTGAGTATATTCACTCCAAGTGGGGTCTTCTAAATGTTGCTGCAAAGTTGCCCCATTACTCCTTGCAGAATGATGTGGGacctaaaatttttatttcttatggcACTTATGAAGAACTTGATAGAGGTGATTCAGTGACCAATCTCCATTTCAATATGCGTGACATG GTATACCTATTGGTGCATACATGTGATGTGAAGCTAAAAGGTTGGCAGAGGGGACAGACAGAAAAATCACAGAAATCCTCCGAGGCATCTGAGGCTAATGATTCATTGCAGGATCCACAAGTAGGTTTGGACAATAGGTCACCTGATGTGTCATTTGATGGTCAATATCTGCAGAATACATGTGGGACAAAATTGGATGCCCATGAAAATGAGTCAGTGGTGGATGGAAGTATTGAAACCAATGATGTTGAAGAGAATAATGTTTGTGAGCAATCAAACATAGATGGTGGAGAAGTTTCAGAAAAGACTCATCCTGGAGTCCTCTGGGATGTGTTTCGCCGGCAGGATGTTCCAAAGATGACTGAATATTTGAGAATTCACTGGAAGGAATTTGGGAAGACTGATATTGTGTCAAATGAATTT GTGAAAAGGCTTCTTTATGATGAAACATTGTTCCTGAATGCGCATCATAAAAGAAAGTTGAAGGAAGAATTTG GAGTTGAGCCGTGGTCTTTTGAACAGCATTTGGGGCAAGCTGTATTTGTTCCTGCTGGATGCCCCTTCCAAGTGAGAAACCTTCAG TCCACTGTTCAGTTGGGCCTCGATTTCTTATCCCCTGAAAGTCTGGGTGAGGCTGTGAGGTTGGCTGAGGAAATCCGCTGTCTTCCAAATGACCATGAGGCAAAACTACAGGTGTTGGAGGTCAGACAAAGGAAATTTTCCCTAGAA GTAGGAAAAATATCACTTTATGCCGCAAGTTCAGCTATTAAAGAAGTTCAGAAATTGGTCCTGGATCCGAA ACTTGGTGCAGAGCTTGGATTTGAAGATCCTAATTTGACTGCAATGGTTTCAGAGAACTTGGAAAAGATGGTTAAGGGAAGACAGATAACTTGTGCTTGA
- the LOC122315465 gene encoding lysine-specific demethylase JMJ25 isoform X2, which produces MDNPRTTSGNAEDNVGIPDDLRCKRSDGKQWRCTAMSMPDKTVCEKHYIQAKKRAANSAMRANLKKAKRKSIGESDIYLESKSDDFDEPPMNTKVEDHPHVPGKKLFEKVSKNQFRYSPDTPPMRSLPGRNPSKANENLQRDAGQFEENWRSYKTPPASAMESSKQRSQRSFDATTEYSDGSMDSSENAGGQTCHQCRRNDRDIVIWCLRCDKRGYCHSCISTWYSDIPLEEIQRSCPACRGTCNCKVCLRSDNSIKVRIREIRVLDKLKYLHCLLSSVLPVVKQIHHEQAFEVELEKKLQGSSYLARTKLNADEQMCCNFCRIPIIDYHRHCTNCSYDLCLSCCQDLREASPIGGVNGEFVDTKMSGKSQEKLTGLEQVKVSKLRLILPDKFPGWQANNDGSIPCPSKEYGGCGYSSLNLSRIFKMNWVAKLVKNVDELVSGCMINDTGSPQKIGLDDPRLCQYAHREDSDDNFLYCPTSQDIKSEGIGNFRKHWARGEPLIVKQVFDRSSTSSWDPVVIWRGVRETADEKMKDENRMVKATDCLDWSEVDVELGQFIKGYSEGRTHENGWPEMLKLKDWPSPSASEEFLLYQRPEFISKLPLLEYIHSKWGLLNVAAKLPHYSLQNDVGPKIFISYGTYEELDRGDSVTNLHFNMRDMVYLLVHTCDVKLKGWQRGQTEKSQKSSEASEANDSLQDPQVGLDNRSPDVSFDGQYLQNTCGTKLDAHENESVVDGSIETNDVEENNVCEQSNIDGGEVSEKTHPGVLWDVFRRQDVPKMTEYLRIHWKEFGKTDIVSNEFVKRLLYDETLFLNAHHKRKLKEEFGVEPWSFEQHLGQAVFVPAGCPFQVRNLQSTVQLGLDFLSPESLGEAVRLAEEIRCLPNDHEAKLQVLEVGKISLYAASSAIKEVQKLVLDPKLGAELGFEDPNLTAMVSENLEKMVKGRQITCA; this is translated from the exons ATGGATAATCCCCGAACAACATCTGGGAATGCTGAGGATAATGTTGGAATTCCAGATGATTTGCGGTGCAAGAGGTCGGATGGGAAACAGTGGAGGTGCACTGCAATGTCCATGCCTGATAAAACAGTATGTGAGAAGCACTACATCCAGGCAAAGAAGAGGGCAGCTAATTCTGCAATGAGAGCTAATCTAAAGAAAGCCAAGAGGAAGTCAATAGGCGAGAGTGATATTTACTTGGAGAGTAAGAGTGATGATTTTGATGAACCACCTATGAACACAAAAGTTGAGGATCATCCTCATGTCCCTGGGAAAAAGTTGTTTGAGAAGGTATCAAAAAATCAGTTTCGCTATTCACCTGATACACCACCTATGAGGAGTTTGCCTGGGCGTAATCCTTCGAAGGCAAATGAAAATTTACAAAGAGATGCTGGACAGTTTGAAGAAAACTGGAGGTCTTATAAGACACCGCCTGCTTCTGCCATGGAATCATCCAAGCAGAGATCACAAAGGAGCTTTGATGCTACAACG GAATACTCGGATGGGAGCATGGATTCCTCTGAAAATGCGGGGGGGCAAACGTGCCACCAGTGCCGAAGGAATGATAGGGACATAGTTATTTGGTGCCTCAGATGTGATAAGAGAGGATATTGCCATAGCTGTATCTCCACATG GTACTCGGATATCCCATTGGAAGAAATCCAGAGAAGTTGTCCTGCATGTCGTGGTACATGTAATTGCAAAGTGTGCTTGCGCTCGGATAATTCAATAAAG GTAAGGATTCGTGAGATACGTGTTCTAGACAAGTTGAAATATCTCCACTGCCTGTTATCTTCAGTGCTTCCAGTAGTTAAGCAAATTCATCATGAGCAGGCTTTTGAAGTAGAACTAGAAAAAAAGTTGCAAG GAAGTTCGTATCTTGCCAGGACAAAGTTGAATGCAGATGAGCAGATGTGCTG CAATTTCTGCAGGATACCCATTATAGATTATCATCGGCATTGTACAAACTGCTCATATGATCTGTGCCTTAGTTGCTGTCAAGATCTTCGGGAAGCATCTCCAATTGGTGGTGTTAACGGTGAATTTGTTGATACTAAGATGAGTGGGAAAAGTCAAGAGAAATTAACTGGATTAGAACAAGTGAAAGTATCCAAACTAAGACTAATTTTACCAGATAAGTTTCCGGGTTGGCAAGCCAACAATGATGGCAGTATTCCATGTCCTTCAAAGGAGTATGGTGGCTGCGGTTATTCGTCATTAAATTTAAGCCGCATTTTTAAGATGAACTGGGTTGCAAAACTGGTAAAAAATGTGGACGAGCTTGTTAGTGGCTGCATGATCAATGATACTGGAAGCCCACAAAAGATTGGGTTGGATGATCCCAGACTCTGCCAATATGCTCATAGGGAGGACAGTGATGATAATTTCCTGTACTGCCCAACATCTCAAGATATTAAATCTGAGGGGATTGGAAATTTTAGAAAGCACTGGGCCAGGGGTGAACCTCTCATTGTCAAACAAGTGTTTGATCGCTCATCCACCTCGAGCTGGGATCCAGTGGTTATATGGAGAGGAGTACGGGAGACAGCAGATGAGAAAATGAAAGATGAGAACAGAATGGTGAAGGCCACAGATTGCTTAGACTGGTCTGAG GTTGATGTCGAACTTGGTCAGTTCATCAAAGGCTACTCCGAGGGACGAACTCATGAAAATGGTTGGCCCGAAATGTTGAAGCTGAAGGATTGGCCTTCCCCCAGTGCATCTGAAGAGTTCTTATTGTACCAGAGACCTGAATTTATTAGTAAACTTCCCTTGCTTGAGTATATTCACTCCAAGTGGGGTCTTCTAAATGTTGCTGCAAAGTTGCCCCATTACTCCTTGCAGAATGATGTGGGacctaaaatttttatttcttatggcACTTATGAAGAACTTGATAGAGGTGATTCAGTGACCAATCTCCATTTCAATATGCGTGACATG GTATACCTATTGGTGCATACATGTGATGTGAAGCTAAAAGGTTGGCAGAGGGGACAGACAGAAAAATCACAGAAATCCTCCGAGGCATCTGAGGCTAATGATTCATTGCAGGATCCACAAGTAGGTTTGGACAATAGGTCACCTGATGTGTCATTTGATGGTCAATATCTGCAGAATACATGTGGGACAAAATTGGATGCCCATGAAAATGAGTCAGTGGTGGATGGAAGTATTGAAACCAATGATGTTGAAGAGAATAATGTTTGTGAGCAATCAAACATAGATGGTGGAGAAGTTTCAGAAAAGACTCATCCTGGAGTCCTCTGGGATGTGTTTCGCCGGCAGGATGTTCCAAAGATGACTGAATATTTGAGAATTCACTGGAAGGAATTTGGGAAGACTGATATTGTGTCAAATGAATTT GTGAAAAGGCTTCTTTATGATGAAACATTGTTCCTGAATGCGCATCATAAAAGAAAGTTGAAGGAAGAATTTG GAGTTGAGCCGTGGTCTTTTGAACAGCATTTGGGGCAAGCTGTATTTGTTCCTGCTGGATGCCCCTTCCAAGTGAGAAACCTTCAG TCCACTGTTCAGTTGGGCCTCGATTTCTTATCCCCTGAAAGTCTGGGTGAGGCTGTGAGGTTGGCTGAGGAAATCCGCTGTCTTCCAAATGACCATGAGGCAAAACTACAGGTGTTGGAG GTAGGAAAAATATCACTTTATGCCGCAAGTTCAGCTATTAAAGAAGTTCAGAAATTGGTCCTGGATCCGAA ACTTGGTGCAGAGCTTGGATTTGAAGATCCTAATTTGACTGCAATGGTTTCAGAGAACTTGGAAAAGATGGTTAAGGGAAGACAGATAACTTGTGCTTGA
- the LOC122315465 gene encoding lysine-specific demethylase JMJ25 isoform X3 — translation MSMPDKTVCEKHYIQAKKRAANSAMRANLKKAKRKSIGESDIYLESKSDDFDEPPMNTKVEDHPHVPGKKLFEKVSKNQFRYSPDTPPMRSLPGRNPSKANENLQRDAGQFEENWRSYKTPPASAMESSKQRSQRSFDATTEYSDGSMDSSENAGGQTCHQCRRNDRDIVIWCLRCDKRGYCHSCISTWYSDIPLEEIQRSCPACRGTCNCKVCLRSDNSIKVRIREIRVLDKLKYLHCLLSSVLPVVKQIHHEQAFEVELEKKLQGSSYLARTKLNADEQMCCNFCRIPIIDYHRHCTNCSYDLCLSCCQDLREASPIGGVNGEFVDTKMSGKSQEKLTGLEQVKVSKLRLILPDKFPGWQANNDGSIPCPSKEYGGCGYSSLNLSRIFKMNWVAKLVKNVDELVSGCMINDTGSPQKIGLDDPRLCQYAHREDSDDNFLYCPTSQDIKSEGIGNFRKHWARGEPLIVKQVFDRSSTSSWDPVVIWRGVRETADEKMKDENRMVKATDCLDWSEVDVELGQFIKGYSEGRTHENGWPEMLKLKDWPSPSASEEFLLYQRPEFISKLPLLEYIHSKWGLLNVAAKLPHYSLQNDVGPKIFISYGTYEELDRGDSVTNLHFNMRDMVYLLVHTCDVKLKGWQRGQTEKSQKSSEASEANDSLQDPQVGLDNRSPDVSFDGQYLQNTCGTKLDAHENESVVDGSIETNDVEENNVCEQSNIDGGEVSEKTHPGVLWDVFRRQDVPKMTEYLRIHWKEFGKTDIVSNEFVKRLLYDETLFLNAHHKRKLKEEFGVEPWSFEQHLGQAVFVPAGCPFQVRNLQSTVQLGLDFLSPESLGEAVRLAEEIRCLPNDHEAKLQVLEVRQRKFSLEVGKISLYAASSAIKEVQKLVLDPKLGAELGFEDPNLTAMVSENLEKMVKGRQITCA, via the exons ATGTCCATGCCTGATAAAACAGTATGTGAGAAGCACTACATCCAGGCAAAGAAGAGGGCAGCTAATTCTGCAATGAGAGCTAATCTAAAGAAAGCCAAGAGGAAGTCAATAGGCGAGAGTGATATTTACTTGGAGAGTAAGAGTGATGATTTTGATGAACCACCTATGAACACAAAAGTTGAGGATCATCCTCATGTCCCTGGGAAAAAGTTGTTTGAGAAGGTATCAAAAAATCAGTTTCGCTATTCACCTGATACACCACCTATGAGGAGTTTGCCTGGGCGTAATCCTTCGAAGGCAAATGAAAATTTACAAAGAGATGCTGGACAGTTTGAAGAAAACTGGAGGTCTTATAAGACACCGCCTGCTTCTGCCATGGAATCATCCAAGCAGAGATCACAAAGGAGCTTTGATGCTACAACG GAATACTCGGATGGGAGCATGGATTCCTCTGAAAATGCGGGGGGGCAAACGTGCCACCAGTGCCGAAGGAATGATAGGGACATAGTTATTTGGTGCCTCAGATGTGATAAGAGAGGATATTGCCATAGCTGTATCTCCACATG GTACTCGGATATCCCATTGGAAGAAATCCAGAGAAGTTGTCCTGCATGTCGTGGTACATGTAATTGCAAAGTGTGCTTGCGCTCGGATAATTCAATAAAG GTAAGGATTCGTGAGATACGTGTTCTAGACAAGTTGAAATATCTCCACTGCCTGTTATCTTCAGTGCTTCCAGTAGTTAAGCAAATTCATCATGAGCAGGCTTTTGAAGTAGAACTAGAAAAAAAGTTGCAAG GAAGTTCGTATCTTGCCAGGACAAAGTTGAATGCAGATGAGCAGATGTGCTG CAATTTCTGCAGGATACCCATTATAGATTATCATCGGCATTGTACAAACTGCTCATATGATCTGTGCCTTAGTTGCTGTCAAGATCTTCGGGAAGCATCTCCAATTGGTGGTGTTAACGGTGAATTTGTTGATACTAAGATGAGTGGGAAAAGTCAAGAGAAATTAACTGGATTAGAACAAGTGAAAGTATCCAAACTAAGACTAATTTTACCAGATAAGTTTCCGGGTTGGCAAGCCAACAATGATGGCAGTATTCCATGTCCTTCAAAGGAGTATGGTGGCTGCGGTTATTCGTCATTAAATTTAAGCCGCATTTTTAAGATGAACTGGGTTGCAAAACTGGTAAAAAATGTGGACGAGCTTGTTAGTGGCTGCATGATCAATGATACTGGAAGCCCACAAAAGATTGGGTTGGATGATCCCAGACTCTGCCAATATGCTCATAGGGAGGACAGTGATGATAATTTCCTGTACTGCCCAACATCTCAAGATATTAAATCTGAGGGGATTGGAAATTTTAGAAAGCACTGGGCCAGGGGTGAACCTCTCATTGTCAAACAAGTGTTTGATCGCTCATCCACCTCGAGCTGGGATCCAGTGGTTATATGGAGAGGAGTACGGGAGACAGCAGATGAGAAAATGAAAGATGAGAACAGAATGGTGAAGGCCACAGATTGCTTAGACTGGTCTGAG GTTGATGTCGAACTTGGTCAGTTCATCAAAGGCTACTCCGAGGGACGAACTCATGAAAATGGTTGGCCCGAAATGTTGAAGCTGAAGGATTGGCCTTCCCCCAGTGCATCTGAAGAGTTCTTATTGTACCAGAGACCTGAATTTATTAGTAAACTTCCCTTGCTTGAGTATATTCACTCCAAGTGGGGTCTTCTAAATGTTGCTGCAAAGTTGCCCCATTACTCCTTGCAGAATGATGTGGGacctaaaatttttatttcttatggcACTTATGAAGAACTTGATAGAGGTGATTCAGTGACCAATCTCCATTTCAATATGCGTGACATG GTATACCTATTGGTGCATACATGTGATGTGAAGCTAAAAGGTTGGCAGAGGGGACAGACAGAAAAATCACAGAAATCCTCCGAGGCATCTGAGGCTAATGATTCATTGCAGGATCCACAAGTAGGTTTGGACAATAGGTCACCTGATGTGTCATTTGATGGTCAATATCTGCAGAATACATGTGGGACAAAATTGGATGCCCATGAAAATGAGTCAGTGGTGGATGGAAGTATTGAAACCAATGATGTTGAAGAGAATAATGTTTGTGAGCAATCAAACATAGATGGTGGAGAAGTTTCAGAAAAGACTCATCCTGGAGTCCTCTGGGATGTGTTTCGCCGGCAGGATGTTCCAAAGATGACTGAATATTTGAGAATTCACTGGAAGGAATTTGGGAAGACTGATATTGTGTCAAATGAATTT GTGAAAAGGCTTCTTTATGATGAAACATTGTTCCTGAATGCGCATCATAAAAGAAAGTTGAAGGAAGAATTTG GAGTTGAGCCGTGGTCTTTTGAACAGCATTTGGGGCAAGCTGTATTTGTTCCTGCTGGATGCCCCTTCCAAGTGAGAAACCTTCAG TCCACTGTTCAGTTGGGCCTCGATTTCTTATCCCCTGAAAGTCTGGGTGAGGCTGTGAGGTTGGCTGAGGAAATCCGCTGTCTTCCAAATGACCATGAGGCAAAACTACAGGTGTTGGAGGTCAGACAAAGGAAATTTTCCCTAGAA GTAGGAAAAATATCACTTTATGCCGCAAGTTCAGCTATTAAAGAAGTTCAGAAATTGGTCCTGGATCCGAA ACTTGGTGCAGAGCTTGGATTTGAAGATCCTAATTTGACTGCAATGGTTTCAGAGAACTTGGAAAAGATGGTTAAGGGAAGACAGATAACTTGTGCTTGA